From the Sinorhizobium garamanticum genome, one window contains:
- a CDS encoding alpha-glucosidase/alpha-galactosidase has translation MSRFKIAIIGAGSIGFTKKLFTDILSVPELQDVEFALTDLSEHNLGMIKTILDRIVEANSLPTRVTATTDRRKALEGARYIISCVRVGGLGAYADDIRIPLKYGVDQCVGDTICAGGILYGQRNIPVILDFCKDIREVAEPGAKFLNYANPMAMNTWAAIEYGKVDTVGLCHGVQHGAEQIAEILGAKEGELDYICSGINHQTWFIDVRLNGRKVGKDELVAAFEAHPVFSKQEKLRIDVLKRFGVYSTESNGHLSEYLPWYRKRPDEITKWIDMSDWIHGETGGYLRYSTETRNWFETEYPQLLAAAGKPIDPAKRSNEHASHILEALETGRVYRGHFNVKNNGVITNLPADAIIESPGFVDRFGINMVSGITLPEACAATCISSINVQRMSVHAAISGDIELLKLAVLHDPLVGAICTPEEVWQMVDEMVVAQAEWLPQYAHAIDAAKERLARATVKTRDWKGAARREVRSIEEIRQEKEAMRAAG, from the coding sequence ATGAGCCGCTTCAAGATCGCCATTATCGGTGCCGGCAGCATCGGCTTCACGAAGAAGCTTTTCACCGACATTCTTTCCGTGCCGGAGCTCCAGGACGTCGAATTCGCGCTGACCGATCTCAGCGAACACAACCTCGGCATGATCAAGACGATCCTCGACCGGATCGTCGAGGCGAACAGCCTGCCGACGCGGGTGACCGCCACCACCGATCGCCGCAAGGCGCTCGAGGGCGCGCGCTACATCATCAGCTGCGTTCGGGTGGGCGGGCTCGGCGCCTATGCCGACGACATTCGCATTCCGCTGAAATACGGCGTCGACCAGTGCGTCGGCGATACCATCTGCGCCGGCGGTATTCTCTACGGCCAGCGCAACATTCCTGTCATCCTCGACTTCTGCAAGGATATCCGCGAGGTGGCCGAGCCGGGCGCCAAATTCCTGAACTATGCCAACCCGATGGCGATGAACACCTGGGCCGCGATCGAATACGGCAAGGTCGACACGGTCGGCCTATGCCACGGCGTCCAGCACGGGGCCGAACAGATTGCCGAGATCCTTGGTGCCAAGGAGGGCGAGCTCGACTATATCTGCTCGGGCATCAACCATCAGACCTGGTTCATCGACGTGCGCCTCAACGGCCGCAAGGTGGGCAAGGACGAGCTCGTCGCCGCTTTCGAGGCCCATCCGGTCTTCTCGAAGCAGGAAAAGCTGCGGATCGACGTGCTGAAGCGTTTCGGCGTCTATTCGACGGAAAGCAACGGTCATCTCTCCGAATATCTGCCCTGGTACCGCAAGCGTCCGGACGAGATCACCAAATGGATCGACATGTCGGACTGGATCCATGGCGAGACAGGCGGTTATCTGCGTTATTCGACCGAGACCCGCAACTGGTTCGAAACGGAGTATCCGCAGCTCCTGGCGGCTGCCGGCAAGCCGATCGATCCGGCGAAACGTTCGAACGAGCATGCGAGCCATATCCTCGAAGCGCTCGAGACGGGCCGGGTCTATCGCGGTCACTTCAACGTCAAGAACAACGGCGTCATCACCAACCTGCCGGCGGATGCGATCATCGAATCGCCCGGCTTCGTCGATCGCTTCGGCATCAACATGGTTTCGGGCATCACGCTGCCGGAGGCTTGCGCGGCGACCTGCATCTCGTCGATCAATGTCCAGCGCATGTCCGTCCATGCGGCGATTTCCGGCGACATTGAGCTTCTGAAGCTCGCGGTGCTGCACGATCCGCTGGTCGGCGCCATCTGCACGCCGGAGGAGGTGTGGCAGATGGTCGACGAGATGGTGGTTGCCCAGGCCGAATGGCTGCCGCAATACGCCCACGCGATTGATGCGGCGAAGGAAAGACTCGCCCGCGCGACCGTCAAGACCCGCGACTGGAAGGGTGCGGCGCGCCGCGAGGTGCGTTCGATCGAGGAGATCCGTCAGGAGAAGGAAGCGATGCGCGCCGCCGGCTGA
- a CDS encoding ABC transporter substrate-binding protein, protein MKTYRLKTTTALLVGISAFAVQAVASEPTVVPEQPPFPAQGKITYVPRDALIEFKALPEYHEPDWVTEKFVKAGKLPPVAERLPKEPMVFKTGNMPDGVGVYGDVLRHVIGGRPEGWNYSAGQTQGWGGIDIGMSECLTRTAPLYQVEAADVEPLPNLARSWEWSEDGHKLTMHLVEGAKWSDGDPFDAEDVMFYWNDNVVDPNVSPLNGATPETFGVGTTLKQIDKYTVEWTFKEAFPRQHLYAMAYGTFCPGPSHILKTKHPKYAGTTYDQYKNGFPAEYLNIPVMGAWVPVAYRADDIIVLRRNPYYWKVDEAGNQLPYLNELHYKLSTWADRDVQAIAGSGDFSNLEQPENFVESLKRAADEAAPARLAFGPRVIGYNLRMNFSANGWGEPDARAQAVRELNRNLDFRKAVTMAIDRKRLGEALVKGPFTAIYPGGLSSGTSFYDRQSTIYYPFDLDGAKALLEKAGLKDTDGNGFVNFPEGTAGGGDVQIVMLVNSDYGTDRNLAEGLIGQMEQLGLKVVINAVDGTKRDATQYAGKFDWLIRRNDQELTSVVQNTTQLAPTGPRTSWHHRAPESGAVDLMPYEQELVDLVNKFIASNDNDERAALMKQYQKTATTNVDTVGLTEYPGALIINKRFSNIPTGAPIFMFNWAEDTIIRERVFVAADKQGDYELYPQQLPGKPGDSGPSN, encoded by the coding sequence ATGAAAACGTACCGACTGAAAACAACGACCGCCCTGCTGGTCGGCATATCCGCATTTGCCGTGCAGGCCGTCGCATCCGAGCCGACTGTCGTGCCCGAGCAGCCGCCGTTTCCGGCGCAGGGCAAGATCACCTATGTGCCGCGCGACGCGCTTATCGAATTCAAGGCGCTGCCGGAATATCACGAGCCGGACTGGGTCACGGAGAAATTCGTCAAGGCCGGCAAGCTGCCGCCGGTTGCCGAGCGGCTGCCGAAGGAGCCGATGGTCTTCAAGACCGGCAACATGCCCGACGGCGTCGGCGTTTATGGCGACGTACTCCGCCACGTCATCGGCGGCCGGCCGGAAGGCTGGAACTACAGCGCCGGCCAGACTCAGGGCTGGGGCGGCATCGACATCGGCATGTCCGAGTGCCTGACGCGCACGGCACCGCTCTACCAGGTCGAAGCTGCCGACGTGGAGCCCCTGCCGAACCTTGCGAGAAGTTGGGAGTGGTCCGAGGACGGCCACAAGCTCACCATGCATCTTGTCGAGGGCGCGAAGTGGTCGGATGGCGATCCCTTCGACGCGGAGGACGTGATGTTCTACTGGAACGACAACGTCGTCGATCCCAACGTTTCGCCGCTGAACGGCGCGACTCCCGAGACCTTCGGTGTTGGAACCACGCTCAAGCAGATCGACAAATACACGGTCGAATGGACCTTCAAGGAGGCTTTTCCGCGCCAGCATCTCTATGCCATGGCCTACGGCACCTTCTGCCCCGGTCCGTCGCATATCCTGAAGACCAAGCATCCGAAATACGCCGGCACGACCTATGACCAGTACAAGAACGGCTTTCCGGCGGAATACCTGAATATTCCGGTGATGGGCGCCTGGGTTCCGGTCGCCTACCGGGCGGACGACATCATCGTGCTGCGCCGCAATCCCTACTACTGGAAGGTGGATGAAGCCGGCAACCAGCTGCCTTACCTCAACGAGCTACACTACAAGCTGTCGACCTGGGCCGACCGCGACGTGCAGGCGATTGCCGGTTCGGGCGATTTCTCGAACCTGGAACAACCGGAGAATTTCGTCGAGTCGCTGAAACGTGCGGCCGATGAAGCGGCGCCTGCGCGGCTCGCCTTCGGTCCCCGTGTCATCGGCTACAATCTGCGCATGAACTTCTCGGCCAATGGCTGGGGCGAACCGGATGCGCGGGCCCAGGCGGTGCGCGAGCTCAACCGCAATCTCGACTTCCGCAAGGCCGTCACCATGGCGATCGACCGCAAGAGGCTCGGCGAAGCTCTGGTCAAGGGGCCGTTCACGGCGATCTATCCGGGCGGACTTTCCTCCGGCACGAGCTTCTACGACCGCCAGTCGACGATCTACTATCCCTTCGACCTCGACGGCGCCAAGGCGCTGCTCGAAAAGGCCGGGCTCAAGGACACGGACGGCAACGGCTTCGTCAACTTCCCCGAAGGAACCGCCGGCGGTGGGGATGTGCAAATCGTCATGCTCGTCAACTCCGACTACGGTACCGACCGCAACCTCGCCGAGGGCCTGATCGGCCAGATGGAGCAGCTCGGCCTCAAGGTCGTTATCAATGCCGTCGACGGCACCAAGCGCGACGCGACGCAATATGCCGGCAAGTTCGACTGGCTCATCCGCCGCAACGACCAGGAGTTGACGTCGGTGGTGCAGAACACGACGCAGCTTGCGCCGACCGGTCCTCGCACCAGCTGGCACCACCGGGCTCCTGAAAGCGGCGCCGTCGATCTGATGCCCTACGAGCAGGAACTCGTCGATCTCGTCAACAAGTTCATCGCCAGCAACGACAATGACGAGCGGGCGGCGCTGATGAAGCAGTATCAGAAGACCGCGACGACCAATGTCGATACGGTCGGTCTGACGGAATACCCGGGTGCGCTGATCATCAACAAGCGCTTCTCGAACATTCCGACCGGTGCACCGATCTTCATGTTCAACTGGGCCGAAGATACGATCATCCGCGAGCGGGTCTTCGTCGCGGCCGACAAGCAGGGCGATTACGAGCTTTATCCGCAGCAGCTTCCCGGCAAGCCCGGCGATAGCGGCCCGAGCAACTGA
- a CDS encoding ABC transporter permease → MFRFLLVRIASAIPVLLVLSVATFAIIQAPPGDYSDYIRSQLINQGGASFEEADAQAKAYSKEHGLDKPLPIQYVNWMTGIITRGDFGHSLYYNKPVADVVGERLPRTLALALVCHLLASVIGISFGVLAATRQYSWVDSLLSTVSFLGMTVPRFLMALIIVYVLVFHFNVSEINSFHSARYGGAPWSWDKFVDLVKHVWPVVAIATFGGLAYNMRVMRGNLLDTLNAQYVETARAKGLSEGAVVMRHAVPNALHPLIMYQGVVLPYMLTGEIETAIIFALPTVGPAIVGSMWVGDVYVTATFMLVLSATLIVGNIIADLLLAALDPRVRMGGGAYA, encoded by the coding sequence ATGTTCAGGTTTCTGCTTGTCCGCATCGCCTCTGCCATTCCGGTACTGCTTGTGCTCAGCGTGGCGACCTTTGCCATCATCCAGGCGCCGCCCGGCGACTACAGCGACTACATCCGCTCGCAGCTCATCAATCAGGGCGGAGCCTCCTTCGAGGAAGCCGACGCGCAGGCAAAGGCCTATAGCAAGGAGCACGGCCTCGATAAGCCGCTGCCGATCCAATACGTCAACTGGATGACCGGGATTATCACGCGCGGCGATTTCGGCCACAGCCTCTATTACAACAAGCCGGTTGCCGACGTCGTCGGCGAGCGCCTGCCACGAACCCTGGCGTTGGCGCTGGTGTGCCACCTTCTGGCATCGGTCATCGGCATATCCTTCGGCGTCCTTGCCGCGACGCGGCAATATTCCTGGGTCGATAGCCTGCTTTCGACCGTGTCGTTTCTCGGCATGACGGTGCCGCGCTTCCTGATGGCGCTGATCATCGTCTATGTCCTCGTCTTCCATTTCAATGTCAGCGAGATCAACAGCTTCCATTCCGCCCGCTACGGCGGCGCGCCCTGGTCGTGGGACAAGTTCGTCGATCTGGTGAAGCATGTCTGGCCGGTCGTCGCGATCGCCACCTTCGGCGGCCTCGCCTACAATATGCGCGTCATGCGCGGCAATCTGCTCGACACGCTGAACGCGCAATATGTCGAGACGGCGCGCGCCAAGGGGCTCAGCGAAGGCGCGGTGGTCATGCGGCACGCCGTCCCCAACGCGCTGCATCCGCTGATCATGTACCAGGGTGTCGTGCTTCCCTACATGCTGACCGGCGAGATCGAAACGGCGATCATCTTCGCGCTGCCGACCGTCGGCCCGGCGATCGTCGGCTCCATGTGGGTAGGCGACGTCTATGTGACCGCGACCTTCATGCTCGTCCTGTCGGCAACCCTGATCGTCGGCAACATCATCGCCGACCTGCTGCTTGCCGCCCTCGATCCGAGGGTTCGCATGGGAGGGGGGGCTTACGCATGA
- a CDS encoding ABC transporter permease yields MTMEAQSTIPVATQPKEQPKEKHHNESYSALVWRRLKRSWTGLLGLILVSLLVLMALFADFLSPVDPKATGVGFVPPQAVSFYDKDGNFVFPPRSYPVRETEELDPITFQPVVGPDYDNPQILGFFVKGAPYRLLGLIPAERHLFGAVDGTAVHFLGTDKFGRDVLSRILHGSRISLMIALIVVFIVTVVGTTVGMVSGYFGGRFDAWVQRFVELVLAFPQLPLYLALASLIPVTAPTSVFLAFVIIVMSALGWAQMSREVRGKTLALARIDYVRAAIAIGATDRRIIFQHIFPNVMSHVIVAVTLSIPQVVLLESFLGFLGFAVKPPLISWGLMLQDTANYSAIGSYPWILSPVAFVLVTVFAFNALGDGLRDAIDPY; encoded by the coding sequence ATGACCATGGAAGCGCAAAGCACCATTCCGGTTGCCACGCAGCCGAAGGAGCAACCGAAGGAAAAGCACCACAATGAAAGCTATTCGGCTCTCGTCTGGCGGCGTCTCAAACGGTCTTGGACCGGCCTTCTCGGCCTGATCCTCGTCAGCTTGCTGGTCCTGATGGCGCTCTTCGCCGATTTCCTGTCGCCCGTCGACCCGAAGGCGACCGGGGTCGGCTTCGTACCACCGCAGGCGGTCAGCTTTTACGACAAGGACGGCAATTTCGTCTTCCCGCCGCGCAGCTATCCGGTGCGCGAAACGGAGGAACTCGACCCGATCACCTTCCAGCCGGTGGTCGGCCCGGATTACGACAATCCGCAGATCCTCGGCTTCTTCGTCAAGGGTGCGCCCTACCGGCTGCTGGGCCTGATCCCAGCGGAGCGGCACCTTTTCGGCGCTGTTGATGGAACGGCAGTCCATTTCCTCGGCACCGACAAGTTCGGCCGCGACGTGCTCTCCCGCATCCTCCATGGCTCGCGCATCTCGCTGATGATCGCGCTCATCGTCGTCTTCATCGTCACCGTGGTCGGCACGACCGTCGGTATGGTGTCCGGCTATTTCGGCGGCCGCTTCGATGCTTGGGTGCAGCGCTTCGTCGAGCTCGTGCTCGCCTTTCCGCAACTGCCGCTCTATCTGGCGCTCGCCTCGCTGATCCCGGTGACGGCGCCGACCAGCGTGTTCCTCGCCTTCGTCATCATCGTGATGTCGGCGCTCGGCTGGGCGCAGATGTCGCGCGAGGTCCGTGGCAAGACGCTGGCGCTGGCCCGGATCGACTATGTCCGTGCAGCGATCGCGATCGGCGCGACGGACCGGCGCATCATTTTCCAGCACATCTTCCCGAATGTGATGAGCCACGTCATCGTTGCGGTGACGCTGTCGATCCCGCAGGTCGTGCTGCTCGAATCCTTCCTCGGCTTCCTCGGATTCGCGGTGAAACCGCCGCTCATTTCTTGGGGGCTGATGTTGCAGGATACGGCGAATTACTCGGCGATCGGGTCCTATCCCTGGATTCTCTCGCCCGTCGCCTTCGTGCTCGTCACCGTCTTCGCCTTCAACGCGCTTGGTGACGGCCTGCGCGACGCAATCGACCCCTATTGA
- a CDS encoding ABC transporter ATP-binding protein, whose amino-acid sequence METTETIAPAPEERRDRHTKDTRPVIDARKVAVTFKVEHGTVEAVKDVSFQLYRGETVAIVGESGSGKSVTARTVMGLLSKRATIAPQARIEYDGRDVLKFSKKQRRALRGDRISMIFQEPMSSLNPVYTIGSQIVEAIRAHRRMSRRAANERALELLRHVQIPDPEARLNQYPHQLSGGQRQRVMIAMALANDPDVLIADEPTTALDVTVQAQILNLIRKLQKELGMAVILITHDLTVVRQFSDYVYVMQYGEVKEHNTTAALFANPLHAYTRRLLASEPSGAANSLPDNAPIMLDGRDVRVSFMLKKGGFFKPELKELVAVDSLNLHLRRHETLGLVGESGSGKTTFGQALIRLINTDGGEIYFDGQPIHGKDRKAMRPLRSRIQVVFQDPFASLNPRMSVGQIIEEGLVVNGIGENRQDRLARVEDALVSAGMPANILSRFPHEFSGGQRQRIAIARAIALEPEFILLDEPTSALDLSVQAQIIELLRKLQDERGLSYLFISHDLKVVRALCHRVVVMQHGKIVEEGPVSEILSNPKTAYTERLVRAAFDVAA is encoded by the coding sequence ATGGAGACGACAGAAACTATTGCCCCGGCTCCTGAAGAAAGGCGCGACCGCCATACCAAGGATACGCGGCCGGTCATCGACGCACGCAAGGTGGCGGTCACCTTCAAGGTCGAGCATGGAACCGTCGAAGCGGTAAAGGACGTTTCCTTCCAGCTCTACCGCGGTGAGACGGTCGCGATCGTCGGCGAGTCCGGCTCCGGCAAGTCGGTGACGGCGCGGACTGTCATGGGGCTTTTGTCCAAGCGTGCGACGATCGCTCCGCAGGCGCGCATCGAATATGACGGCCGCGACGTCTTGAAGTTTTCGAAGAAGCAGCGCCGGGCGCTGCGCGGCGATCGGATCTCGATGATCTTCCAGGAGCCGATGAGTTCGCTCAATCCCGTCTATACGATCGGCAGCCAGATCGTCGAGGCAATCCGCGCCCATCGGCGGATGAGCCGTCGCGCGGCGAACGAACGGGCGCTGGAACTCCTGCGCCACGTGCAGATACCGGATCCGGAGGCGCGGCTCAACCAGTATCCGCATCAGCTTTCCGGCGGCCAGCGGCAGCGGGTGATGATCGCCATGGCGCTCGCCAACGACCCGGACGTACTGATCGCCGACGAACCGACGACGGCGCTCGACGTCACCGTGCAGGCGCAGATTTTGAATCTGATCCGCAAGCTGCAAAAGGAACTCGGCATGGCCGTGATCCTGATCACCCACGACCTGACGGTCGTCCGGCAGTTCTCGGACTATGTCTACGTGATGCAATACGGCGAGGTGAAGGAACACAACACGACGGCTGCACTCTTCGCCAACCCGCTTCACGCCTATACGCGCCGGCTGCTGGCCTCCGAACCCTCGGGCGCGGCCAATTCGCTGCCGGACAATGCGCCGATCATGCTCGACGGCCGGGACGTCAGGGTTTCCTTCATGCTGAAGAAGGGCGGCTTCTTCAAACCGGAGCTGAAGGAACTCGTCGCCGTCGACAGCTTGAACCTTCACCTGCGGCGGCACGAAACGCTCGGCCTCGTCGGCGAGTCCGGCTCCGGCAAGACCACTTTCGGCCAGGCGCTGATCCGGCTCATCAACACCGACGGCGGCGAGATCTACTTCGACGGTCAGCCGATCCACGGCAAGGACCGCAAGGCGATGCGGCCGCTTCGCTCGCGGATCCAGGTCGTCTTCCAGGACCCGTTCGCCTCGCTCAACCCGCGCATGTCGGTGGGCCAGATCATTGAGGAAGGCCTGGTCGTCAACGGCATCGGCGAGAACCGCCAGGACCGGTTGGCGCGCGTCGAGGACGCGCTCGTCAGCGCCGGCATGCCGGCCAACATCCTGTCGCGCTTTCCGCACGAGTTTTCCGGCGGCCAGCGCCAGCGCATAGCAATCGCCCGCGCCATTGCGCTCGAGCCGGAGTTCATCCTGCTCGACGAGCCGACCTCGGCGCTCGACCTTTCGGTGCAGGCGCAGATCATCGAGCTCTTGCGCAAGCTCCAGGACGAGCGGGGCCTGAGCTACCTCTTCATCTCCCATGATCTTAAGGTCGTGCGCGCGCTCTGCCACCGCGTGGTGGTGATGCAGCACGGCAAGATCGTCGAAGAGGGGCCGGTGAGCGAAATCCTTTCCAATCCCAAGACCGCCTACACCGAACGGCTCGTCAGGGCCGCCTTCGATGTAGCCGCATGA
- a CDS encoding alpha-glucosidase/alpha-galactosidase produces the protein MTRQPKITFIGAGSTVFMKNIIGDVLQRPALSAATIALMDVNPERLAESEIVAGKLVRTLGVKAKIETHSNQLKALEGADFVVVAFQIGGYEPCTVTDFEVPKKYGLRQTIADTLGVGGIMRGLRTVPHLWKICEDMLEACPEAILLQYVNPMAINTWAIAEKYPTIRQVGLCHSVQGTAFELARDLDIPVEEIRYRAAGINHMAFYLKFEHRQNNGSYRDLYPDLIRGYREGRFPKPSHWNPRCPNKVRYEMLTRLGYFVTESSEHFAEYTPYFIKDGRPDLIEKFGIPLDEYPKRCIEQIERWKGQAAAYKEAETIEVAESHEYASSIMNSVWTGEPSVIYGNVRNSGCITSLPENCAAEVPCLVDASGIQPTYIGALPPQLTALIRTNINVQELTVQALITENREHLYHAAMMDPHTAAELDLDQIWSLVDDLLAAHRDWIPEWARVSKKVQAA, from the coding sequence ATGACCAGGCAACCCAAGATCACCTTCATCGGCGCCGGCTCCACCGTCTTCATGAAGAACATCATCGGCGACGTCTTGCAGCGCCCGGCGCTTTCTGCCGCCACCATCGCGCTGATGGACGTGAACCCCGAACGTCTCGCCGAAAGCGAGATCGTCGCCGGCAAGCTCGTGCGCACGCTCGGCGTCAAGGCAAAGATCGAAACGCACTCGAATCAGCTGAAGGCGCTGGAAGGGGCGGATTTCGTCGTCGTCGCCTTCCAGATCGGCGGTTACGAGCCCTGCACGGTCACCGACTTCGAAGTGCCGAAGAAATACGGTCTGCGCCAGACGATCGCCGACACGCTCGGCGTCGGCGGCATCATGCGGGGCTTACGCACCGTGCCGCATCTCTGGAAGATCTGCGAGGATATGCTGGAGGCCTGCCCCGAAGCGATCCTGCTGCAATACGTCAACCCGATGGCGATCAACACCTGGGCGATCGCGGAGAAATACCCGACGATCCGGCAGGTGGGCCTCTGCCATTCGGTTCAGGGCACGGCCTTCGAGCTTGCCCGCGACCTCGACATCCCTGTCGAGGAAATCCGCTACCGTGCGGCCGGCATCAACCACATGGCCTTTTATCTGAAGTTCGAGCACCGTCAGAACAACGGAAGCTATCGCGACCTCTATCCGGATCTGATCCGTGGCTACCGCGAAGGCCGTTTCCCGAAGCCCAGCCATTGGAACCCGCGCTGCCCGAACAAGGTGCGCTATGAGATGCTGACGCGGCTCGGTTACTTCGTCACCGAAAGTTCCGAGCATTTCGCCGAGTACACGCCCTATTTCATCAAGGACGGGCGTCCGGATCTCATCGAGAAGTTCGGCATTCCGCTCGACGAATATCCGAAGCGCTGCATCGAGCAGATCGAGCGATGGAAGGGGCAGGCGGCCGCCTATAAGGAAGCCGAGACGATCGAGGTGGCGGAAAGCCATGAATACGCCTCCTCGATCATGAACTCGGTCTGGACGGGCGAGCCTTCGGTCATCTACGGCAACGTCAGGAACAGCGGCTGCATCACCTCGCTGCCGGAGAACTGCGCTGCGGAAGTGCCGTGCCTGGTCGATGCGTCGGGCATCCAGCCGACTTATATCGGTGCGCTGCCGCCGCAGCTCACCGCGCTGATCCGCACCAACATCAACGTCCAGGAACTGACGGTTCAGGCGCTTATCACCGAGAACCGCGAGCATCTCTATCACGCCGCGATGATGGATCCGCATACGGCCGCCGAACTCGACCTCGACCAGATCTGGTCGCTCGTCGACGACCTGCTCGCCGCCCATCGCGATTGGATCCCCGAATGGGCGCGTGTTTCGAAAAAGGTTCAGGCCGCCTGA
- a CDS encoding adenylate/guanylate cyclase domain-containing protein gives MQSLLNPSLAEARHEDQTRPMRSRKILDWLINETRGERFIDNIFVEMCERLVAAGVPVARATLHFRIHHPQWIGARILWRKGLSEAELQTYEYGIEDTEQYLNSPLHEFNNGAAEVRRHLDDPAADGPQYPLYDELSASGLTDYFIWPLEHTLGKRHAVTFASDRPGGFSEDDMAVFADLLPALALVSEIRLKNRFARTLLETYVGPHASEQILAGATTRGSGVTVGAAILICDLRDFTKLSDLWPRDDVIELLNGYFDAMCEPIERHGGEILKFMGDGLLAIFPLSDPMACNNLLSAIGEAQAAFARLNEENLKKGHEPLGYGIGVHVGDVMYGNIGSRKRLDFTVIGPAVNIASRLESLTKVIKRPVLLSRAFVEMAKCQGELENLGSHSVRGLDEPIDVFAFSGNSASADLTAGS, from the coding sequence ATGCAGTCGCTATTGAATCCGAGCCTTGCCGAGGCACGCCACGAAGACCAAACCCGGCCGATGCGGAGCCGGAAAATCCTCGACTGGTTGATCAACGAGACGCGCGGCGAGCGTTTCATCGACAACATCTTCGTTGAAATGTGCGAACGGCTGGTGGCGGCCGGCGTGCCGGTCGCGCGGGCGACGCTTCATTTCCGAATTCACCATCCGCAATGGATCGGCGCGCGCATTCTCTGGCGCAAAGGGCTGTCGGAGGCGGAACTCCAGACCTATGAATACGGCATCGAGGACACCGAGCAATATCTGAACAGCCCGCTGCACGAGTTCAACAACGGAGCAGCAGAGGTTCGGCGGCACCTCGATGACCCCGCGGCGGACGGTCCGCAATACCCCCTTTATGACGAGCTCAGCGCCAGCGGTCTCACAGACTATTTCATCTGGCCGCTCGAGCACACGCTCGGCAAGCGGCATGCGGTGACCTTCGCAAGCGACAGGCCGGGCGGTTTCAGCGAGGACGACATGGCGGTCTTCGCCGATCTCCTGCCAGCGCTGGCGCTCGTCAGCGAGATCAGGCTGAAGAACCGCTTCGCCCGGACGCTGCTGGAGACCTATGTCGGGCCGCATGCGAGCGAACAGATCCTGGCCGGTGCAACGACGCGCGGCAGCGGAGTGACGGTCGGTGCCGCGATCCTGATCTGCGATCTTCGCGACTTCACGAAGCTGTCCGACCTGTGGCCGCGGGACGACGTGATCGAGCTGTTGAACGGCTATTTCGACGCGATGTGCGAGCCGATCGAGCGGCACGGCGGCGAGATACTCAAGTTCATGGGCGATGGCCTTCTGGCGATTTTCCCGCTCAGCGACCCCATGGCCTGCAACAATCTTCTCAGCGCAATCGGCGAAGCACAGGCGGCGTTTGCCAGGCTGAACGAGGAGAACCTGAAAAAGGGCCATGAACCGCTCGGCTACGGCATCGGCGTCCATGTGGGCGACGTGATGTATGGCAACATCGGCTCGCGCAAGCGCCTCGACTTCACGGTGATCGGGCCGGCGGTGAACATCGCTTCCCGTCTCGAAAGCCTGACAAAGGTGATCAAGCGGCCGGTTCTGCTCTCCAGGGCGTTCGTCGAAATGGCGAAATGCCAGGGCGAGTTGGAAAATCTCGGCTCCCATTCGGTAAGGGGGCTCGACGAGCCGATCGATGTCTTTGCGTTTTCCGGCAATTCCGCGTCGGCGGATTTGACCGCAGGCTCCTAA
- a CDS encoding thiamine phosphate synthase — protein sequence MKLDPFYLIVDSADWIERLVPLGVKLVQLRIKDRPDSEIRSEIRRAGTVCADHDCQMIVNDYWQVAIEEGCDFVHLGQEDLAAADVAAIRAAGLKLGLSTHDETELETALAAKPDYVALGPIFPTILKKMKWEPQGLARISAWRERVRPLPLVAIGGLNTDRLEGVFAHGANSAAVVTDITLNADPEGRTREWIEKTARWR from the coding sequence GTGAAGCTCGACCCGTTCTACCTCATCGTCGACAGCGCCGACTGGATCGAGCGCCTCGTGCCGCTCGGTGTGAAGCTGGTGCAGCTTCGGATCAAGGACCGCCCCGACTCGGAGATCAGGAGCGAGATCCGCCGCGCCGGAACAGTCTGCGCCGATCACGACTGCCAGATGATCGTCAACGACTATTGGCAAGTCGCGATCGAGGAAGGCTGCGATTTCGTTCATCTCGGTCAGGAGGATCTTGCCGCGGCCGATGTCGCGGCGATCCGCGCCGCCGGGCTGAAGCTCGGCCTCAGCACCCATGACGAGACGGAGCTCGAGACCGCGCTCGCCGCCAAGCCCGACTACGTGGCGCTCGGACCGATCTTCCCAACGATCCTCAAGAAGATGAAATGGGAGCCGCAGGGGCTTGCCCGCATTTCCGCCTGGCGCGAGCGCGTGCGGCCGCTTCCGCTGGTCGCGATCGGCGGGTTGAACACTGACCGGCTCGAAGGCGTCTTCGCCCACGGCGCAAACAGCGCTGCCGTCGTCACCGACATAACGCTGAATGCCGACCCGGAAGGCCGGACGCGGGAATGGATCGAAAAGACCGCGCGCTGGCGCTGA